Proteins encoded by one window of Lathyrus oleraceus cultivar Zhongwan6 chromosome 1, CAAS_Psat_ZW6_1.0, whole genome shotgun sequence:
- the LOC127136319 gene encoding hypothetical protein At1g04090: MGNLSSSSNQKKSLPIDTTFKLPSNIPTWPQGGGFGSGIIDLGGLKVSQISTFNKIWTTLEGGQEDLGATFFEPTQIPQGFFSLGHYSQPNNKPLFGWVLVAKDESNGALKSPIDYTLVWSSKSQKIKQDKDGYIWLPIAPNGYSPLGHIVTTTPEKPSLDRIQCVRSDLTDQCEINSWIWGKDKKIDEKGFNVHCVRPSNRGTQAPSVLVGTFLAHVGEVTNSPLPISCLKNSNFMSFSSMPNLPQVKALAQGYSPIMYLHPNEKFQPCSIKWYFTNGALLYKKEEEANPIEIDPLGSNLPQGGSNDGSYWIDLPKDKANRERVKKGDYKNFQAYIHVKPMFGGTFTDLAFWVFYPFNGPGTLKVGLIDNISLGKIGEHIGDWEHVTLRISNFNGELRSVYFSQHSNGQWVDASEVEFQSGNKSVAYSSLNGHAIYSKAGLVLQGVSEIGIKNETKKSEMVVDFGDGFEIVSGDYLGDEVVEPSWLNFFRQWGPKITYDLGEELKKLDKIVPGLKLPNELLGEEGPTGPKLKRNWIGDEV; encoded by the exons ATGGGGAACCTATCTTCTTCTTCTAACCAAAAAAAGTCTCTTCCCATTGACACCACATTCAAGCTTCCATCTAACATACCAACTTGGCCACAAG GTGGTGGATTTGGTAGTGGAATCATTGATCTAGGAGGTCTAAAAGTGTCACAAATCTCAACATTCAACAAAATTTGGACAACCTTAGAAGGTGGACAAGAAGATTTAGGAGCAACTTTCTTTGAGCCAACACAAATACCTCAAGGGTTCTTCTCATTAGGACACTATAGTCAACCTAACAACAAACCTCTCTTTGGTTGGGTTTTAGTTGCAAAAGATGAGTCCAATGGAGCATTGAAAAGTCCAATTGATTACACACTTGTTTGGAGTAGCAAGTCACaaaaaatcaaacaagacaaaGATGGTTACATTTGGTTACCAATAGCACCTAATGGCTATAGCCCTTTAGGCCATATTGTCACAACCACACCTGAAAAGCCTTCACTCGATAGAATCCAATGTGTTAGGTCAGATCTCACCGACCAATGTGAAATTAACTCATGGATTTGGGGAAAAGAtaagaaaattgatgaaaaagGTTTCAATGTTCATTGTGTTAGACCAAGCAATAGAGGCACACAAGCTCCTAGTGTTCTTGTGGGAACATTCTTAGCACATGTTGGTGAAGTTACAAATAGCCCTTTACCAATTTCTTGTTTGAAAAATTCAAACTTTATGAGTTTTTCATCAATGCCTAATTTACCCCAAGTTAAGGCACTAGCACAAGGCTATTCACCTATCATGTACTTGCATCCAAATGAAAAGTTTCAACCTTGTTCAATTAAATGGTATTTCACAAATGGAGCATTGCTTTATAAGAAAGAAGAAGAAGCAAATCCAATTGAAATAGACCCATTAGGCTCAAATCTTCCTCAAGGTGGAAGCAATGATGGTTCTTATTGGATTGATCTACCAAAAGATAAAGCTAATAGAGAAAGAGTCAAAAAAGGTGATTACAAAAATTTTCAAGCTTATATTCATGTAAAACCAATGTTTGGTGGTACATTTACTGATTTAGCCTTTTGGGTTTTCTACCCTTTTAATGGGCCAGGGACATTAAAAGTTGGGCTTATAGATAACATTTCACTAGGTAAAATAGGTGAACATATTGGTGATTGGGAACATGTTACTTTAAGGATAAGTAACTTTAATGGAGAGTTAAGAAGTGTTTATTTTTCTCAACATAGTAATGGCCAATGGGTTGATGCTTCAGAAGTTGAGTTTCAAAGTGGGAATAAATCAGTGGCTTACTCTTCATTGAATGGTCATGCTATTTATTCAAAAGCTGGACTTGTTCTTCAAGGTGTTAGTGAGATTGGGATAAAGAATGAGACTAAGAAGAGTGAAATGGTTGTTGATTTTGGAGATGGTTTTGAGATTGTATCAGGGGACTATTTGGGGGATGAAGTTGTTGAGCCTAGTTGGTTGAATTTTTTTAGGCAATGGGGTCCTAAAATTACTTATGATTTAGGTGAAGAGTTGAAAAAGTTGGATAAGATTGTTCCTGGTTTGAAATTGCCCAATGAGCTGTTGGGTGAGGAAGGGCCCACTGGGCCAAAGCTCAAGAGAAATTGGATCGGGGACGAAGTTTGA